The following proteins come from a genomic window of Sesamum indicum cultivar Zhongzhi No. 13 linkage group LG10, S_indicum_v1.0, whole genome shotgun sequence:
- the LOC105172132 gene encoding agamous-like MADS-box protein AGL15 → MGRGKIEIKKIENANSRQVTFSKRRAGLFKKAYELSVLCEADVAVIIFSNTGKVFDFSSSSMKKILTRYKKCLELTQGPAVEQKPEKQQPKEVDVLKEEIEKLKLKQLRFLGKDFTGMSLQDLRALEQQLNEGLLCIKERKEQLLMQQLAQSRVQEQRAVLENETLRKQVEELRTLFPSTSYASPLCIEFHSTVKKSNPVSKAGSRSPETACNGRLEDEDSDTTLHLGPPSGISRKRKTPDGETHSSTS, encoded by the exons ATGGGTCGGGGCAAGATCGAGATAAAGAAGATTGAGAATGCGAATAGCAGGCAGGTTACGTTCTCGAAGAGGCGGGCGGGGTTGTTTAAGAAGGCCTATGAACTGTCGGTTCTGTGCGAGGCTGATGTCGCCGTCATTATTTTCTCTAATACTGGAAAGGTCTTTGATTTCTCTAGTTCAAG CATGAAGAAGATACTTACAAGATACAAGAAGTGCTTGGAATTGACACAGGGTCCTGCAGTGGAACAAAAACCAGAG AAGCAGCAACCCAAGGAGGTGGACGTCCTCAAAGAGGAGATAGAAAAGCTCAAATTAAAGCAGCT GCGATTCTTGGGTAAAGACTTCACGGGCATGAGCTTACAAGACTTGCGTGCGCTAGAACAACAACTAAATGAAGGGCTGCTGTGCATTAAGGAGAGGAAG GAGCAATTATTGATGCAGCAACTAGCACAATCTAGAGTTCAG GAACAACGGGCAGTGCTAGAAAACGAGACCTTACGCAAACAG GTTGAAGAACTTCGAACATTGTTCCCATCAACCAGTTATGCAAGTCCACTTTGTATCGAGTTCCATTCAACAGTTAAAAAGAGCAACCCAGTCTCTAAGGCAGGTTCAAGAAGCCCTGAAACGGCATGCAACGGTAGACTTGAAGATGAAGACTCAGACACCACCCTGCACTTGGG GCCCCCATCCGGGATTAGTCGGAAAAGGAAGACGCCGGATGGTGAAACTCATTCAAGCACTTCCTAG
- the LOC105172133 gene encoding methyltransferase-like protein 13 isoform X2: protein MFRDVSACNTYNYGDALYWDARYIQEANCGSFDWYQRYSALRPFIRKYISPSSRVLMVGCGNAAIEMMRKKYEDVPQLKYMQMDVRDMSFFPDDSFDSVIDKGTLDSLMCGTDAPISASQMLGEVSRLLKPGGLYMLITYGDPTVRMPHIHQPVYNWKIELYIIPRPGFQRPAGSTASRSHLEPVPLTEKGLLPADYVLEDPDSHFIYVCKKIDEPIDLSDISTNPLTDGEMQR from the exons ATGTTTAGGGACGTATCGGCGTGCAACACCTACAACTACGGCGACGCCCTCTACTGGGACGCCCGTTACATTCAAGAAGCGAACTGTGGTTCCTTCGATTGGTACCAACGCTATTCAGCTCTCCGCCCCTTTATCCGAAAATACATCTCCCCAAGCTCGCGGGTTCTCATGGTTGGTTGCGGGAATGCCG CTATTGAGATGATGAGAAAGAAGTATGAGGACGTGCCCCAATTGAAGT ACATGCAAATGGATGTAAGAGATATGAGTTTCTTTCCTGATGATTCATTTGATAGCGTCATTGATAAAG GCACTCTTGACTCGTTGATG TGTGGTACTGATGCTCCAATTAGTGCTTCTCAAATGTTGGGGGAAGTGAGCAG GCTTCTTAAACCTGGAGGACTTTATATGTTG ATAACATATGGTGATCCTACTGTGCGGATGCCTCATATACATCAGCCAGTTTACAATTGGAAAATTGAATTGTACATCATAC CTAGACCTGGATTTCAACGGCCTGCTGGATCCACTGCATCGAGGTCACACTTGGAGCCTGTTCCTCTCACAGAGAAAGGTCTGCTACCTGCAGATTATGTTTTGGAAGATCCTGATTCTCATTTCATTTACGTGTGTAAAAAGATAGATGAACCGATTGATCTCAGTGACATATCTACAAATCCTTTGACTGATGGCGAAATGCAGAGATAA
- the LOC105172133 gene encoding methyltransferase-like protein 13 isoform X1 yields the protein MFRDVSACNTYNYGDALYWDARYIQEANCGSFDWYQRYSALRPFIRKYISPSSRVLMVGCGNAVISEDMVKDGFEDIMNIDISSVAIEMMRKKYEDVPQLKYMQMDVRDMSFFPDDSFDSVIDKGTLDSLMCGTDAPISASQMLGEVSRLLKPGGLYMLITYGDPTVRMPHIHQPVYNWKIELYIIPRPGFQRPAGSTASRSHLEPVPLTEKGLLPADYVLEDPDSHFIYVCKKIDEPIDLSDISTNPLTDGEMQR from the exons ATGTTTAGGGACGTATCGGCGTGCAACACCTACAACTACGGCGACGCCCTCTACTGGGACGCCCGTTACATTCAAGAAGCGAACTGTGGTTCCTTCGATTGGTACCAACGCTATTCAGCTCTCCGCCCCTTTATCCGAAAATACATCTCCCCAAGCTCGCGGGTTCTCATGGTTGGTTGCGGGAATGCCG TTATCTCGGAGGACATGGTTAAAGATGGTTTTGAAGATATAATGAACATTGACATATCATCTGTAGCTATTGAGATGATGAGAAAGAAGTATGAGGACGTGCCCCAATTGAAGT ACATGCAAATGGATGTAAGAGATATGAGTTTCTTTCCTGATGATTCATTTGATAGCGTCATTGATAAAG GCACTCTTGACTCGTTGATG TGTGGTACTGATGCTCCAATTAGTGCTTCTCAAATGTTGGGGGAAGTGAGCAG GCTTCTTAAACCTGGAGGACTTTATATGTTG ATAACATATGGTGATCCTACTGTGCGGATGCCTCATATACATCAGCCAGTTTACAATTGGAAAATTGAATTGTACATCATAC CTAGACCTGGATTTCAACGGCCTGCTGGATCCACTGCATCGAGGTCACACTTGGAGCCTGTTCCTCTCACAGAGAAAGGTCTGCTACCTGCAGATTATGTTTTGGAAGATCCTGATTCTCATTTCATTTACGTGTGTAAAAAGATAGATGAACCGATTGATCTCAGTGACATATCTACAAATCCTTTGACTGATGGCGAAATGCAGAGATAA
- the LOC105172134 gene encoding lactoylglutathione lyase, with translation MQIGEERRHGEEKETPPLMALNHVSRVCRSVEKSVEFYTKVLGFVLIERPESFDFDGAWLFNYGVGIHLVQCKDEEKLPRDKDSLDPMDNHISFQCESMEEMEKKLKDLDVKYMKRTVGEEEGAPIDQLFFNDPDGFMVEICNCENLKLVPQRSIGKIKLPSGKHHPPLDLGDHGDDAAAANAAG, from the exons ATGCAGATCGGAGAAGAAAGGAGACATGGAGAAGAGAAGGAAACCCCCCCTCTGATGGCGCTGAACCATGTGTCGAGGGTGTGCAGATCCGTGGAGAAATCGGTGGAGTTTTACACCAAGGTGCTGGGTTTCGTGCTGATTGAGCGGCCGGAGTCCTTCGACTTCGACGGCGCGTGGCTGTTCAACTACGGCGTGGGTATTCACTTAGTGCAGTGCAAGGACGAGGAGAAGCTGCCTCGCGATAAGGACAGTTTGGACCCCATGGACAATCACATTTCCTTTCAG TGCGAGAGCATGGAGGAGATGGAGAAGAAGCTGAAGGACTTGGACGTGAAGTACATGAAGAGAACAGTGGGAGAAGAGGAGGGGGCGCCCATCGACCAGCTGTTCTTCAACGATCCGGATGGGTTTATGGTGGAGATCTGCAACTGCGAAAACTTGAAGCTGGTGCCTCAGCGCTCCATCGGCAAGATTAAGCTCCCTTCCGGTAAGCACCACCCGCCACTCGACTTGGGCGACCACGGAGatgatgctgctgctgctaaTGCGGCCGGCTAG
- the LOC105172136 gene encoding uncharacterized protein LOC105172136 produces MAIMLVTFLFISVELFVRRKPLSPDGTIPSKNLRHIEHSIMALSFFVYALFATLFDIISPPARDGLLHFLQAVAFSQQLLILHLHSTDHMGVEGQYHWLLQILTFVSLTTTLLSIAYPKSFLVSFVKAFSVVFQGVWLIVTGIMLWTPQWIPKGCFLKTVSGRDAVFCHGDRVLDRAKALVNIEFGMYLILLTVLSIVFYLVMIKLYPREKVKYQSLTTRCYIEEEDEDVDHESEKELKLGMSRNTLP; encoded by the coding sequence ATGGCAATCATGCTAGTCACATTCCTCTTCATATCAGTGGAGCTCTTCGTCAGACGGAAACCGTTATCGCCCGACGGAACCATCCCCTCCAAGAACCTCCGCCACATCGAGCACTCCATCATGGCCCTCTCCTTCTTCGTCTACGCCCTTTTCGCCACCCTTTTCGACATAATCTCCCCACCGGCCCGAGACGGGCTCCTCCATTTCCTCCAGGCCGTTGCGTTTTCGCAGCAGCTCCTCATTCTCCACCTCCATTCAACTGATCATATGGGAGTTGAAGGACAGTACCACTGGCTGCTCCAAATACTCACATTTGTGTCTCTTACCACTACTCTTCTATCCATTGCCTACCCCAAGAGCTTCTTGGTCTCATTTGTCAAGGCCTTTAGTGTGGTTTTCCAAGGTGTTTGGCTGATTGTCACCGGCATCATGCTGTGGACGCCGCAATGGATACCGAAAGGGTGTTTCTTGAAGACGGTATCCGGCCGTGACGCTGTATTCTGCCACGGTGATCGGGTCCTCGACCGGGCTAAGGCACTTGTGAACATTGAATTCGGAATGTACTTGATCTTGTTGACCGTGCTCTCAATAGTTTTCTACCTGGtcatgatcaaattatacCCTCGTGAAAAAGTCAAATATCAATCATTGACTACGAGGTGTTATATTGAGGAGGAGGACGAGGACGTTGATCATGAGAGTGAAAAGGAACTCAAACTTGGCATGTCAAGAAATACTCTTCCATAG